The proteins below are encoded in one region of Engraulis encrasicolus isolate BLACKSEA-1 chromosome 1, IST_EnEncr_1.0, whole genome shotgun sequence:
- the LOC134447896 gene encoding tripartite motif-containing protein 16-like produces the protein MADAMSTKQDLFMCSICLDLLKDPVTLHCGHNYCSGCINSCWDQEDQKGVYSCPQCRHTFTTRPVLKKNNVIAELVEEMRKIRPTIRPDASADHGDVECDICSGRKLKAVKSCLDCLLSYCETHFKAHNDLNPGRNHTVIGATGQLQERICSLHKKALDIFCRCDQTCVCYLCMMEQHKGHDTIGATTEWSNKKKSLGQLQTKCQGTIQKREKEVQELRRAVDTLKSSAQSAVEHSDQMFDDIIRSVKRRRSEVTELIRAQEKAEVSRAEQLLKRLEQEIFELKKTVAEMEQLSHTQDHIHFLKHVGSISNRPYKTMSTSLTLSHSNLLFEPVKRSVCALKMHLTEKLDSTFKQESAKISLAVAPVQMFKSIKYTDYVRREDMSGVTAVNTEPVTREDFLQYYCHSTLDPNTANGYLHLSDGNRRVMMKCKEPQSYPGHPERFEWWQVLCREGMSGRCYWEVEWSGSRVNIAVSYKTISRKRKLGDSWFGHNTQSWRLTVKPQETYFLHNNETITLPLVASSRVGVYVDHRAGTLAFYSISDTMMTLLHKVQTTFSHTLYPGFALANGSSVKLL, from the exons ATGGCAGACGCGATGTCAACTAAACAAGACCTTTTCATGTGCTCCATTTGTTTGGATCTACTGAAGGATCCAGTGACACTTCACTGCGGACACAATTACTGTTCGGGATGCATTAATAGCTGTTGGGATCAGGAAGATCAGAAGGGAGTCTACAGCTGTCCCCAGTGTAGACACACTTTCACTACGAGGCCGGTATTGAAAAAGAATAATGTTATTGCCGAACTTGTGGAAGAAATGAGAAAGATTAGACCTACAATTCGACCTGATGCTTCTGCTGACcatggagatgtggagtgtgataTCTGCTCCGGGAGAAAACTCAAGGCTGTGAAGTCCTGTCTGGATTGTCTGTTGTCTTATTGTGAAACTCACTTCAAAGCTCACAATGACCTTAACCCGGGTAGAAATCACACAGTCATCGGCGCCACTGGTCAGCTACAGGAAAGGATTTGCTCCCTTCATAAGAAAGCTCTTGACATATTTTGCCGTTGTGATCAAACGTGTGTATGCTATTTGTGTATGATGGAACAACATAAAGGCCATGACACTATCGGAGCTACAACAGAGTGGAGTAACAAAAAG AAAAGCTTGGGTCAGCTCCAAACGAAATGTCAGGGGACAatccagaagagagagaaggaggttcaGGAGCTGAGGAGAGCAGTTGACACTCTGAAG AGCTCCGCACAGTCTGCAGTGGAACACAGTGACCagatgtttgatgacatcattcgCTCTGTAAagagaaggcgctctgaggtgacagaactgatcagagctcaggagaaggctgaagTGAGTCGAGCTGAACAACTCCTGAaacgactggagcaggagatcttTGAGCTGAAGAAGACAGTTGCTGAGATGGagcagctttcacacacacaggatcacatccatttcctcaag CATGTAGGCTCCATCTCTAATCGTCCTTACAAAACAATGTCAACCAGCTTGACCCTCAGTCACTCCAACCTCCTCTTTGAGCCAGTGAAGAGATCTGTCTGTGCACTGAAGATGCATCTGACGGAGAAATTGGATTCGACCTTCAAGCAGGAATCCGCCAAAATATCTTTAGCAG TAGCACCTGTACAGATGTTCAAGAGCATTAAAT ATACTGATTACGTCAGAAGAGAAGACA TGTCTGGAGTAACGGCTGTTAAtactgaaccagtgaccagagaggacttcttgcAGT ATTACTGCCACTCCACGCTGGATCCAAACACTGCAAACGGATACCTCCATCTGTCTGATGGGAACAGGAGAGTGATGATGAAATGTAAGGAACCCCAGTCATATCCAGGTCATCCAGAGAGATTTGAGTGGTGGCaagtgctgtgtagagagggtatgtctggacgctgctactgggaaGTTGAGTGGAGTGGGTCGAGAGTTAATATAGCCGTGTCATATAAAACCATAAGCAGGAAGAGAAAACTTGGAGACAGCTGGTTTGGACACAATACTCAGTCATGGAGACTTACTGTCAAACCCCAAGAGACATATTTCTTACACAATAATGAAACAATCAcgctccctctagtggccagctccagagtaggagtgtatgtggaccacagggcagggactctggccttctacagcatctctgacaCCATGATGACACTCCTGCACAAAGTCCAgaccacattctctcacacactctaccCAGGGTTTGCGTTAGCAAATGGATCATCAGTGAAGCTTTTGTGA